A stretch of DNA from Maridesulfovibrio sp.:
GAAGCCGAACCGGCCCCCAAAAAATCCAAGACCAAACTTTTTGTACTGATCGGAATCGGGGTCATAATCCTGCTGCTCAGTGCAATCCTTATAAAACTGTTCCTGTTCAGCGACGCTACGCCACCGCCGAAACAGGAAACACCCATCGAAGAACCCCTCGAACAAACCGCGGAAGAAATTCCGGCCGAAGCACCGCCACCGCCCCCGGAAGAACCGGGTGTTACCCTGTTGCGCATGGAGCCGTTCTGGGTCGAACAAAGGGACAAGAAAAGCAATATACGGTTCCTTATAGCACGCTTTGCCCTGACCACAACAGACCCGCAGGTTGTTGCCGAATACGGACGCAAAACCCTGACCCTGCGCGATGCCGTCTATTTTTACCTTAAAAATAAAGATTTGCAGTTTCTGTCCGATAAGAAAAACGTGGAGACATTGAAAAAGGACCTGCTCATGGTTATCAACCAATACATAGTAGCGGGTCAGTTCGATGAAATCCTGTTTGAGCAATATCTTGTGAGGTAAAAAATAATGCCCGGCACAATAGATATGCCACTGATCATCTCCCAGTTGGCAAATGTACAGAAAATATCCAACTCGGAAGTGACCAAAGCCCAGATGCAGCAGTCACTGATGATCAACCCTGCCGAACAGGAAAAGAACAAAGAAGCACAGAAGCAGATTCAGCATATTGAAAAAGACGAAGGCTCGCAGTCCGTCAATGAAGATGGTGGCGGAAATGCCGAACAACATGCTTCCCCCCGGAAAAGGAAAAGAGACACCCCGGAAGAGGAACCCAAAAAAGAGGCAAAGCCCTCTCCCTGGTCCGGCAACATCATCAATGTAAAAATATAGTCGGCAACAGCCTGTTAACGGCCATTTCCAGAAATATTCCTATCTTGCCCCCTTCACCTGCCTGACAAATACAAAACAGCCTCTCTTGCGTGTTGCCCAAAACGGACAAACAGGGCAAAATACTTAAAAAAAAGCCCAACCAGCAACACCGGAATTTCAAAAAAATGACTGTATTTCTATTGGTTTTCTTTTCCGTTACTGAAATAATCCTGCTTATAGCCATCATTTTTTTCTTCATGAGACTCAGGAAATCAGAAGAACTGGTCACCCAGCTACAAAGCAAGCAGCAGGAATTCATCAACAAGCTGCACTTCAATGCCCAGTTGGAAACAGAATTGATGAATACCTTTGAAGAAAGGCAGGAAGAACTGGCCAGCCTGGACAGGCAACTCGACCAGAAAACTAAAAAACTCCATAAGATACTCGCACAGGCCGAAGAATTTTCCCGCTCACCACAGTTCCTGCGGCAGATCATCCTTACCGGACACAAAGAAGGAAAACCGGTCAGCAGGCTGGCAAAGGCGACCGGGCTTTCCATTGAAGAAGTCGAAATGATTATCGATCAGCACGGATAATATGGCTCCGACGGCCCTGCCGGGGGCCTTAAACCCTTTTGACAAATATGGTTATTTACTTAGTTACGCAAAACTTTTGATCACAGCAATTGCTTTCAAGATAACAAATTGAAACTATTAGGGATTCCAAAGGCCCAGCAGCCATTAGGCGAGAAGCTTCGCTTCGAGTCTTAGGGATGTGGAGAGCAGAGATGACTTAGTTCCTGTGGCCGCCGGAGGCGAAATCAGATCGTCAAAAAGCGCGAAGCGCATCAAATTTCGCCCCCCTTTATGCGGACAGCAGTTCCGCCAGAAAACCGCCTGAACTCTGCGCGGGTATCTTCTCCGCACCGATGAATTCCGGAAAACAGTGCTTGAAATGCACTCCGAGCAGGGTTCTGATATTTGCGTCATCGGCCAGCAGCTTGAATGAACATCCGGGTTTTTTGTACATCATGCGATAACGGACCGGTACTGCCGGAGGGACATCCATGGACAAAAGGAGTTCGTAAAAGGAGGTTTCCGGTTCATCCGGCTCTTTTATCTTCAAGACAATTTCCACATTCAGGGCGGACGGCACAAGCCATGGCATGTAGTAAAGACGTGATGAACGCAGAACGGAGTTCAGGTCGGCAACGCAGCGCTGGGTTTCAAAAAACAGGACAGTCGAATCTCTATCCGCCTCCAGCAACTCCAGCATGAGTTTCATGCGGCCATCAGCATCAAGTTCCTTACGGGCAGAGAGTTCTTCAAAAACAGCCCTTGCGCGGGACTGGAAGGCTGCTCTGGTGCGCACAAAATTACGAGTTGCATCAACAGGGCTGATGTACCTGCCCTGCTCGTTGAAATCATCCGGACCGACTTCCTTTAAAACAATATCAGGATAAAGCTGCAGAACCACAAAAGTGAGCACATCTCCGGGAGCCGGAGAGGTCGCAATGCTGGCAAGCAGCAATAATTCGTCAATCTGAACCCACCCCAGCCCGGATTGTTCCCAGCGAAGCAGGGTACCCTGAACTATTTCTCCGACCTTATATTTCTTGCGGAACTTTGCCGATCGTTCTGAAGCCCCGCCACCGCCGGACTGAAACTTGCCTCCGCCATATCTGGAAATGCGCATGATCAGCCCTTATCAACCTTGAATGCGGCCACTTCCTCTTCAAGCAGTGAAACGGAATTCGAGAGTTGCTCAGTGATGGAAATAAAATCCACAAGAGCATCTTTTGTCTGGATGGAAGTCTCCGAAAGCTGGATCATGGCCATGCTTATCTGCTCCGCACCTTCGCTCTGGTTCTGCATACCTTCGTTGACCGACTCAAACTGCGGACTGAGTGAACGAACCTGATCGACAACACCGGAAATACCGCTGCCGAGAGTGTCCACATTGCTCACCCCGTTTTCAACCTGCTGTCTGAATTTATCCATCTCCATCACTCCGGACGAAACGGCAGAGAGCATTTCGGAAACAATCTTCTCGATATCAAGGGTGGACATGGCCGTCTGATCCGCAAGCCGCCTTATCTCCCTGGCTACAACAGAAAAGCCCTGCCCGAACTCACCTGCTTTTTCAGCCTCAATAGCGGCATTGAGGGAAAGCAGGTTAATCTGTTCGGAAATCTTTGAAATGGAGGATACCACCTTGCTGATATTCGCGGCCTTGGAGTTGATTACTGACAGTTTGGTGAATATTCCACCGGAAGCATCGCGCATGGCGTCCATGGTCTGCCCCATTACACTCAAATCACGCATGCCCTGCGCCGCGAGATCTCCGGTGGAAACGGCTACCTGAGTCGACTCGTTCATGGTTCGGGCCAGTTCCTGTGAAGTTGCGGAAATCTCCCGTGATGTACTCCCCAGTTCCTGTGTAGCCGCAGCCTGATTTTCAACCGCAGCTTCAAGCTGGCTGATAGCGCTTCCGAGCTTCAATGCAGAACCGGTAACCTGATCACCGGACACCTGCACCTGGCTGACCAGTGAATTTAGGGTATTGAGCATGGTGTGGATTGATTTCACCAATTGATCGACCTCGTCAAATCCCTTCTCCCCTTCAGTTCCGAATGATTCTACCACCCGTTTAAGATGGCCCTTGTCCGTTGCCGAGGAAAAGACCTTGCGAGCTTTGCGCAGATCGCCCTGCGAGACATAAAAGGCCGCCTTTGATACACTGCGGATAGGCTGACAGATACGCCTGATGAGGTAGTAAATCACCCAGATGGTCAGGATTAGAACAACAAGGCTGATAATCGCCTGTTTGCTTATGAGTTCGGATACGGGGGCGTATATTTCTGCAACAGGAACGGTTGACGCAACATACCAGCCCAGAGGAGCAAAATACCGGACATAGGACTGTCTCTCCACTTCCTCCCCATCCCTGCGGCGTACACGGTAATCAAGTTTCCATTCACCAAGCTTACCGATTTCCTTCAGGTCGTGGATAACTGTTTTACCGGTATTGAGGTTTATGTTCTGACCGAAATTCTGGGCAGCACCGAGCGGAGGCACAAGAACATTCTTGTGATCATCAAAAATGAACAGCCTTCCCGTGTCTGCAAGGCGTATCTTGCTGAATCCTTTGCGCAGGTCATCAATAAGCCCCTGCTTCTGGCTGTTTACCGAGGCTTCTATATCATCCACATAAGTACCGGTACCGATGACCCAGTTCCACTGCGGAAAGCCCTTCATATAAAGAATCTTGGGAACAGGATTGGAATCGCCAAGACGCGTCCACCACAAATGAACATACCCCCCTCCCTCACGGGTAGCCTTGCGGACCATATCGGGACCGAATGCATAACCGTTCTTGTCCACTGCATCATAAAGGACATGGCCCTCTATGGAGCGGTCCGGATGAGCAAGGGACTTGAGCTTCTCGGTATATATGAAAAAATAGTCATTGTTAAAAAAACGGGTGGTCCGGGCGAGATTGTAGGCGGCCTCCTTGGCATCGTGCTCGGATAGTCTGCCCGCCTTGTACAGACCATACAGGGAATCAAGTTCCGAGATGAAAATATCCATCGCATCCTTTATGGCCTGTTTGCGATCAGCGTAAGCATGTTCCCGGTATCTTTCTATGGCCTGACTGCCTTCCTGCAGGTAAAGAAGCCCCATCCGAATGGTGTTGCGCGCTGTGCGCCCCTGGGCAGTAACATTGTCTTCCCTCAGCGAAGTGCTGATAAACAGCAGGGTAACAAGAGAGGAAACAACCACAACAGCTGCGACAATATATGAAATTCTGGTGCTGATAGACCGGAACATGCATTACTCCTTGAATCGATATAACCGAAAGCGACTTTGACACCCTTGTGGACAGCAGGTTGGATTAATGCATTAGCGGCTCAAATCCGAATTCCCCG
This window harbors:
- a CDS encoding methyl-accepting chemotaxis protein, which produces MFRSISTRISYIVAAVVVVSSLVTLLFISTSLREDNVTAQGRTARNTIRMGLLYLQEGSQAIERYREHAYADRKQAIKDAMDIFISELDSLYGLYKAGRLSEHDAKEAAYNLARTTRFFNNDYFFIYTEKLKSLAHPDRSIEGHVLYDAVDKNGYAFGPDMVRKATREGGGYVHLWWTRLGDSNPVPKILYMKGFPQWNWVIGTGTYVDDIEASVNSQKQGLIDDLRKGFSKIRLADTGRLFIFDDHKNVLVPPLGAAQNFGQNINLNTGKTVIHDLKEIGKLGEWKLDYRVRRRDGEEVERQSYVRYFAPLGWYVASTVPVAEIYAPVSELISKQAIISLVVLILTIWVIYYLIRRICQPIRSVSKAAFYVSQGDLRKARKVFSSATDKGHLKRVVESFGTEGEKGFDEVDQLVKSIHTMLNTLNSLVSQVQVSGDQVTGSALKLGSAISQLEAAVENQAAATQELGSTSREISATSQELARTMNESTQVAVSTGDLAAQGMRDLSVMGQTMDAMRDASGGIFTKLSVINSKAANISKVVSSISKISEQINLLSLNAAIEAEKAGEFGQGFSVVAREIRRLADQTAMSTLDIEKIVSEMLSAVSSGVMEMDKFRQQVENGVSNVDTLGSGISGVVDQVRSLSPQFESVNEGMQNQSEGAEQISMAMIQLSETSIQTKDALVDFISITEQLSNSVSLLEEEVAAFKVDKG
- the fliL gene encoding flagellar basal body-associated FliL family protein — protein: MIFLAVSDNDDSGEEITSSAAANKATQKVELDLDDAPFLEDEDEEEEIPEEEPEELPQLEAEPAPKKSKTKLFVLIGIGVIILLLSAILIKLFLFSDATPPPKQETPIEEPLEQTAEEIPAEAPPPPPEEPGVTLLRMEPFWVEQRDKKSNIRFLIARFALTTTDPQVVAEYGRKTLTLRDAVYFYLKNKDLQFLSDKKNVETLKKDLLMVINQYIVAGQFDEILFEQYLVR